In Alosa sapidissima isolate fAloSap1 chromosome 11, fAloSap1.pri, whole genome shotgun sequence, a single window of DNA contains:
- the si:dkey-103i16.6 gene encoding NAD-dependent protein deacetylase sirtuin-3 isoform X1: MSKAKSSRDKRSTQPALSRVTRSSSTHSRQADLLQPQASGTSSGPQAHAGGRQSDTGLVQDLSLMSVSEQQASVARRGRPSKTGTSGILADVGAHPEASLSVPPSAPKSGLGTIARLIKLGRLKNIVVVAGAGISTASGIPDFRTPGTGLYANLEKYDIPYPEAIFNIDYFSNDPRPFFSLAKELYPGHHRPNYVHYFLHMLHQKGLLLRLYTQNIDGLERMCGIPEDKLVEAHGSFDTASCHLCYTPYPSEEAKRAIMCGSVPTCSFCQATVKPDVVFFGEDLPQKYFQHTTDFPKADLLMIMGTSLQIEPFASLVNTVRSTVPRLLLNRNAVGPFERRPLRRGDYMELGDLSESVSKLAQVLGWHQEIQELMWSQENRCAPQRVTNAMEQQAAQGRREVDGPPGRRPKTSSGARSGSEESDASETDSMSTESSGPSN; this comes from the exons ATGAGCAAGGCCAAGTCATCCAGGGACAAGAGATCCACCCAGCCTGCTCTCAGCAGAGTCACCCGCAGTTCCTCCACCCATTCCAGGCAGGCAGACTTACTCCAGCCCCAGGCCTCTGGAACTAGCTCAGGCCCCCAGGCCCACGCAGGTGGCCGACAGTCAGACACGGGCCTCGTTCAGGACCTCAGCTTGATGAGTGTCAGTGAACAGCAGGCCTCAGTAGCTCG CCGAGGGAGACCCTCCAAAACGGGTACCAGTGGCATTCTAGCAGACGTTGGCGCCCACCCCGAAGCCTCACTCTCAGTCCCTCCCTCAGCCCCAAAAAGTGGCCTGGGCACCATAGCCCGTCTCATCAAGCTTGGCCGACTGAAGAACATAGTGGTGGTCGCAGGGGCTGGTATCAGCACTGCCAGCGGGATCCCAGACTTCAG GACACCTGGGACTGGTCTGTACGCCAACTTGGAAAAGTATGACATCCCTTACCCAGAGGCCATCTTCAACATCGACTACTTCTCCAATGACCCGCGGCCCTTCTTCTCCCTGGCTAAGGAGCTGTACCCGGGCCACCACCGGCCCAACTACGTGCACTACTTCCTCCACATGCTGCACCAGAAGGGCCTGCTGCTGCGCCTGTACACACAGAACATCGACGGCCTGGAGCGCA TGTGTGGCATCCCAGAGGACAAGCTTGTGGAGGCCCATGGCAGTTTCGACACAGCGTCGTGCCATTTGTGCTACACGCCGTATCCATCGGAGGAGGCCAAG AGAGCCATCATGTGTGGCAGCGTCCCAACGTGCTCATTTTGCCAGGCCACGGTTAAACCTGACGTTGTGTTCTTTGGGGAGGATCTGCCACAAAAGTACTTCCAGCACACCACCGACTTCCCCAAGGCAGACCTCCTCATGATCATGGGCACGTCTTTACAG attgagcCATTTGCCAGCCTGGTGAATACGGTGCGTTCGACAGTGCCGCGGCTGCTGCTGAACCGGAACGCGGTGGGGCCATTTGAGCGCCGGCCGCTGCGCCGAGGAGACTACATGGAGCTCGGAGATCTGAGCGAGTCGGTCAGCAAGCTGGCCCAGGTCCTGGGCTGGCACCAGGAGATCCAGGAGCTCATGTGGAGTCAGGAGAACCGG TGTGCTCCCCAGCGGGTGACCAATGCCATGGAGCAGCAGGCAGcgcaggggaggagagaagtggaCGGCCCCCCCGGCAGACGGCCCAAAACCTCCAGTGGGGCCCGCTCGGGCAGCGAGGAGTCCGACGCCTCCGAGACGGACAGTATGAGTACAGAGTCATCTGGGCCTAGTAactaa
- the si:dkey-103i16.6 gene encoding NAD-dependent protein deacetylase sirtuin-3 isoform X2 yields MSKAKSSRDKRSTQPALSRVTRSSSTHSRQADLLQPQASGTSSGPQAHAGGRQSDTGLVQDLSLMSVSEQQASVARRGRPSKTGTSGILADVGAHPEASLSVPPSAPKSGLGTIARLIKLGRLKNIVVVAGAGISTASGIPDFRTPGTGLYANLEKYDIPYPEAIFNIDYFSNDPRPFFSLAKELYPGHHRPNYVHYFLHMLHQKGLLLRLYTQNIDGLERMCGIPEDKLVEAHGSFDTASCHLCYTPYPSEEAKRAIMCGSVPTCSFCQATVKPDVVFFGEDLPQKYFQHTTDFPKADLLMIMGTSLQIEPFASLVNTVRSTVPRLLLNRNAVGPFERRPLRRGDYMELGDLSESCKESPSQHYCQLYFQTTTFSIYCR; encoded by the exons ATGAGCAAGGCCAAGTCATCCAGGGACAAGAGATCCACCCAGCCTGCTCTCAGCAGAGTCACCCGCAGTTCCTCCACCCATTCCAGGCAGGCAGACTTACTCCAGCCCCAGGCCTCTGGAACTAGCTCAGGCCCCCAGGCCCACGCAGGTGGCCGACAGTCAGACACGGGCCTCGTTCAGGACCTCAGCTTGATGAGTGTCAGTGAACAGCAGGCCTCAGTAGCTCG CCGAGGGAGACCCTCCAAAACGGGTACCAGTGGCATTCTAGCAGACGTTGGCGCCCACCCCGAAGCCTCACTCTCAGTCCCTCCCTCAGCCCCAAAAAGTGGCCTGGGCACCATAGCCCGTCTCATCAAGCTTGGCCGACTGAAGAACATAGTGGTGGTCGCAGGGGCTGGTATCAGCACTGCCAGCGGGATCCCAGACTTCAG GACACCTGGGACTGGTCTGTACGCCAACTTGGAAAAGTATGACATCCCTTACCCAGAGGCCATCTTCAACATCGACTACTTCTCCAATGACCCGCGGCCCTTCTTCTCCCTGGCTAAGGAGCTGTACCCGGGCCACCACCGGCCCAACTACGTGCACTACTTCCTCCACATGCTGCACCAGAAGGGCCTGCTGCTGCGCCTGTACACACAGAACATCGACGGCCTGGAGCGCA TGTGTGGCATCCCAGAGGACAAGCTTGTGGAGGCCCATGGCAGTTTCGACACAGCGTCGTGCCATTTGTGCTACACGCCGTATCCATCGGAGGAGGCCAAG AGAGCCATCATGTGTGGCAGCGTCCCAACGTGCTCATTTTGCCAGGCCACGGTTAAACCTGACGTTGTGTTCTTTGGGGAGGATCTGCCACAAAAGTACTTCCAGCACACCACCGACTTCCCCAAGGCAGACCTCCTCATGATCATGGGCACGTCTTTACAG attgagcCATTTGCCAGCCTGGTGAATACGGTGCGTTCGACAGTGCCGCGGCTGCTGCTGAACCGGAACGCGGTGGGGCCATTTGAGCGCCGGCCGCTGCGCCGAGGAGACTACATGGAGCTCGGAGATCTGAGCGAGTCG TGTAAGGAAAGTCCTTCACAGCATTACTGTCAACTATATTTTCAAACGACAACATTTAGCATATACTGTAGGTAA
- the ric8b gene encoding synembryn-B isoform X5: protein MENCRTFSFDKKEEDARIRLCRALLGVLGRVAQPRCQSTCLETLRILSRDKRVLGPVSTREGILTLAGLARVGPDVPRGTGGEQQDEDEEERVVVEALKCLCNVVFNSTQAQQVGADVQLAQGLCASLHAAGAGAAPHEVGLFSLRLLFLLSALRSDVRSVLRKEPRALALLTDVLERALDVHWAGPYKVAPLDPQAPPIPSQENERAMEALKALFNITLSDSSDESLTGQDAEHQLRLLVAIMRHLLLLRTHTEETTEEAHSHAVNLLSNIPSSCLDVLIDVPVQLGQEEDGGKNMAAIQVLLDFMEKRVDRGSNYKEGLTPVLSLLAESSRYHREIRRYIKARVLPPLKDVSSRPEVGTTIRNKLVRLMTHVDMGVKQSAAEFLFVLCKESVDNLVKYTGYGSAAGLLLSRGLLAGGRGETQYSEDEDSDTDEYKEAKPYINPITGHVEELGANPMDEMTEEQKEYEAQKLVNMIDQLSRQQLIKPMGVRKDGTLAPLEETSTAECFVYVLKSKKESSTWI, encoded by the exons ATGGAG aaCTGTCGCACATTTAGTTTTGATAAGAAGGAAGAGGATGCACGTATA cgGCTGTGCCGGGCTCTGCTGGGGGTCCTGGGTCGGGTGGCACAGCCCAGGTGCCAAAGCACGTGTCTGGAGACGCTGCGCATCCTCTCTCGGGACAAGCGCGTGCTGGGGCCAGTGAGCACCCGCGAGGGCATCCTAACCCTTGCAGGGCTGGCACGAGTTGGCCCCGACGTGCCCCGGGGCACCGGCGGAGAGCAGcaggacgaggacgaggaggagcgCGTGGTGGTGGAGGCGCTCAAGTGCCTGTGTAATGTGGTGTTCAACAGTACACAGGCTCAGCAGGTGGGCGCGGACGTGCAGCTGGCGCAGGGCCTCTGTGCCAGTCTGCACGCGGCTGGGGCAGGGGCGGCGCCGCACGAGGTGGGCCTCTTCTCGCTACGCCTGCTCTTCCTGCTGTCGGCACTGCGCTCGGACGTGCGGAGCGTCCTGCGCAAGGAGCCGCGCGCCCTGGCGCTGCTCACCGACGTGCTGGAGCGTGCCCTGGACGTGCACTGGGCCGGGCCCTACAAGGTAGCCCCGCTGGATCCCCAGGCACCCCCCATCCCCTCACAGGAGAATGAGCGAGCCATGGAGGCCCTCAAGGCCCTCTTCAACATCACCCTCTCCGACTCCAGTGATGAG TCTCTGACCGGTCAGGACGCTGAGCACCAGTTGCGACTCCTGGTGGCCATCATGAgacacctgctgctgctgcgcacCCACACGGAGGAGACGACTGAAGAGGCACACAG CCATGCTGTTAACCTTCTGAGCAACATTCCCTCGTCGTGCCTGGACGTCCTCATCGACGTTCCCGTGCAGCTCGGACAGGAGGAGGATGGCGGGAAGAACATGGCCGCCATTCAGGTGCTACTGGACTTCATGGAGAAGCGCGTTGACCGG GGCTCCAACTACAAGGAGGGCCTGACGCCAGTGCTCAGCCTGCTGGCGGAAAGTTCCAGATACCACCGAGAAATCCGCAGATACATCAAGGCCAGG GTGCTGCCTCCGCTGAAGGATGTGTCGAGCCGGCCGGAGGTGGGCACCACCATCCGCAACAAGCTGGTGCGTCTGATGACCCACGTGGACATGGGTGTGAAGCAGAGCGCCGCCGAGTTCCTCTTCGTCCTCTGCAAAGAGAGCg TGGATAACTTGGTGAAGTACACAGGCTATGGCAGTGCTGCAGGCTTGCTGCTGTCTCGCGGGCTGTTGGCGGGAGGCCGAGGGGAGACTCAGTACTCAGAAGACGAAGACTCTGACACGGACGAGTACAAGGAGGCCAAACCATA caTCAACCCCATCACGGGCCACGTAGAGGAGCTGGGGGCCAACCCCATGGATGAGATGACCGAGGAGCAGAAGGAGTACGAGGCCCAGAAGCTCGTCAACATGATCGACCAGCTGTCCAG GCAGCAGCTGATCAAGCCCATGGGCGTGAGGAAGGACGGCACACTGGCGCCCCTCGAGGAGACC AGTACAGCAGAATGCTTTGTTTACGTGTTAAAATCTAAAAAAGAATCTTCAACATGGATTTAG
- the ric8b gene encoding synembryn-B isoform X1 — MELSVILSQIENENENDEEIERLLHEYNTENCRTFSFDKKEEDARIRLCRALLGVLGRVAQPRCQSTCLETLRILSRDKRVLGPVSTREGILTLAGLARVGPDVPRGTGGEQQDEDEEERVVVEALKCLCNVVFNSTQAQQVGADVQLAQGLCASLHAAGAGAAPHEVGLFSLRLLFLLSALRSDVRSVLRKEPRALALLTDVLERALDVHWAGPYKVAPLDPQAPPIPSQENERAMEALKALFNITLSDSSDESLTGQDAEHQLRLLVAIMRHLLLLRTHTEETTEEAHSHAVNLLSNIPSSCLDVLIDVPVQLGQEEDGGKNMAAIQVLLDFMEKRVDRGSNYKEGLTPVLSLLAESSRYHREIRRYIKARVLPPLKDVSSRPEVGTTIRNKLVRLMTHVDMGVKQSAAEFLFVLCKESVDNLVKYTGYGSAAGLLLSRGLLAGGRGETQYSEDEDSDTDEYKEAKPYINPITGHVEELGANPMDEMTEEQKEYEAQKLVNMIDQLSRQQLIKPMGVRKDGTLAPLEETSTAECFVYVLKSKKESSTWI, encoded by the exons ATGGAATTAAGCGTCATTTTGTCACAGATCGAAAATGAGAATGAGAACGATGAAGAAATAGAGAGGCTTTTACATGAATACAACACAGAG aaCTGTCGCACATTTAGTTTTGATAAGAAGGAAGAGGATGCACGTATA cgGCTGTGCCGGGCTCTGCTGGGGGTCCTGGGTCGGGTGGCACAGCCCAGGTGCCAAAGCACGTGTCTGGAGACGCTGCGCATCCTCTCTCGGGACAAGCGCGTGCTGGGGCCAGTGAGCACCCGCGAGGGCATCCTAACCCTTGCAGGGCTGGCACGAGTTGGCCCCGACGTGCCCCGGGGCACCGGCGGAGAGCAGcaggacgaggacgaggaggagcgCGTGGTGGTGGAGGCGCTCAAGTGCCTGTGTAATGTGGTGTTCAACAGTACACAGGCTCAGCAGGTGGGCGCGGACGTGCAGCTGGCGCAGGGCCTCTGTGCCAGTCTGCACGCGGCTGGGGCAGGGGCGGCGCCGCACGAGGTGGGCCTCTTCTCGCTACGCCTGCTCTTCCTGCTGTCGGCACTGCGCTCGGACGTGCGGAGCGTCCTGCGCAAGGAGCCGCGCGCCCTGGCGCTGCTCACCGACGTGCTGGAGCGTGCCCTGGACGTGCACTGGGCCGGGCCCTACAAGGTAGCCCCGCTGGATCCCCAGGCACCCCCCATCCCCTCACAGGAGAATGAGCGAGCCATGGAGGCCCTCAAGGCCCTCTTCAACATCACCCTCTCCGACTCCAGTGATGAG TCTCTGACCGGTCAGGACGCTGAGCACCAGTTGCGACTCCTGGTGGCCATCATGAgacacctgctgctgctgcgcacCCACACGGAGGAGACGACTGAAGAGGCACACAG CCATGCTGTTAACCTTCTGAGCAACATTCCCTCGTCGTGCCTGGACGTCCTCATCGACGTTCCCGTGCAGCTCGGACAGGAGGAGGATGGCGGGAAGAACATGGCCGCCATTCAGGTGCTACTGGACTTCATGGAGAAGCGCGTTGACCGG GGCTCCAACTACAAGGAGGGCCTGACGCCAGTGCTCAGCCTGCTGGCGGAAAGTTCCAGATACCACCGAGAAATCCGCAGATACATCAAGGCCAGG GTGCTGCCTCCGCTGAAGGATGTGTCGAGCCGGCCGGAGGTGGGCACCACCATCCGCAACAAGCTGGTGCGTCTGATGACCCACGTGGACATGGGTGTGAAGCAGAGCGCCGCCGAGTTCCTCTTCGTCCTCTGCAAAGAGAGCg TGGATAACTTGGTGAAGTACACAGGCTATGGCAGTGCTGCAGGCTTGCTGCTGTCTCGCGGGCTGTTGGCGGGAGGCCGAGGGGAGACTCAGTACTCAGAAGACGAAGACTCTGACACGGACGAGTACAAGGAGGCCAAACCATA caTCAACCCCATCACGGGCCACGTAGAGGAGCTGGGGGCCAACCCCATGGATGAGATGACCGAGGAGCAGAAGGAGTACGAGGCCCAGAAGCTCGTCAACATGATCGACCAGCTGTCCAG GCAGCAGCTGATCAAGCCCATGGGCGTGAGGAAGGACGGCACACTGGCGCCCCTCGAGGAGACC AGTACAGCAGAATGCTTTGTTTACGTGTTAAAATCTAAAAAAGAATCTTCAACATGGATTTAG
- the ric8b gene encoding synembryn-B isoform X2 — protein sequence MELSVILSQIENENENDEEIERLLHEYNTENCRTFSFDKKEEDARIRLCRALLGVLGRVAQPRCQSTCLETLRILSRDKRVLGPVSTREGILTLAGLARVGPDVPRGTGGEQQDEDEEERVVVEALKCLCNVVFNSTQAQQVGADVQLAQGLCASLHAAGAGAAPHEVGLFSLRLLFLLSALRSDVRSVLRKEPRALALLTDVLERALDVHWAGPYKVAPLDPQAPPIPSQENERAMEALKALFNITLSDSSDEDAEHQLRLLVAIMRHLLLLRTHTEETTEEAHSHAVNLLSNIPSSCLDVLIDVPVQLGQEEDGGKNMAAIQVLLDFMEKRVDRGSNYKEGLTPVLSLLAESSRYHREIRRYIKARVLPPLKDVSSRPEVGTTIRNKLVRLMTHVDMGVKQSAAEFLFVLCKESVDNLVKYTGYGSAAGLLLSRGLLAGGRGETQYSEDEDSDTDEYKEAKPYINPITGHVEELGANPMDEMTEEQKEYEAQKLVNMIDQLSRQQLIKPMGVRKDGTLAPLEETSTAECFVYVLKSKKESSTWI from the exons ATGGAATTAAGCGTCATTTTGTCACAGATCGAAAATGAGAATGAGAACGATGAAGAAATAGAGAGGCTTTTACATGAATACAACACAGAG aaCTGTCGCACATTTAGTTTTGATAAGAAGGAAGAGGATGCACGTATA cgGCTGTGCCGGGCTCTGCTGGGGGTCCTGGGTCGGGTGGCACAGCCCAGGTGCCAAAGCACGTGTCTGGAGACGCTGCGCATCCTCTCTCGGGACAAGCGCGTGCTGGGGCCAGTGAGCACCCGCGAGGGCATCCTAACCCTTGCAGGGCTGGCACGAGTTGGCCCCGACGTGCCCCGGGGCACCGGCGGAGAGCAGcaggacgaggacgaggaggagcgCGTGGTGGTGGAGGCGCTCAAGTGCCTGTGTAATGTGGTGTTCAACAGTACACAGGCTCAGCAGGTGGGCGCGGACGTGCAGCTGGCGCAGGGCCTCTGTGCCAGTCTGCACGCGGCTGGGGCAGGGGCGGCGCCGCACGAGGTGGGCCTCTTCTCGCTACGCCTGCTCTTCCTGCTGTCGGCACTGCGCTCGGACGTGCGGAGCGTCCTGCGCAAGGAGCCGCGCGCCCTGGCGCTGCTCACCGACGTGCTGGAGCGTGCCCTGGACGTGCACTGGGCCGGGCCCTACAAGGTAGCCCCGCTGGATCCCCAGGCACCCCCCATCCCCTCACAGGAGAATGAGCGAGCCATGGAGGCCCTCAAGGCCCTCTTCAACATCACCCTCTCCGACTCCAGTGATGAG GACGCTGAGCACCAGTTGCGACTCCTGGTGGCCATCATGAgacacctgctgctgctgcgcacCCACACGGAGGAGACGACTGAAGAGGCACACAG CCATGCTGTTAACCTTCTGAGCAACATTCCCTCGTCGTGCCTGGACGTCCTCATCGACGTTCCCGTGCAGCTCGGACAGGAGGAGGATGGCGGGAAGAACATGGCCGCCATTCAGGTGCTACTGGACTTCATGGAGAAGCGCGTTGACCGG GGCTCCAACTACAAGGAGGGCCTGACGCCAGTGCTCAGCCTGCTGGCGGAAAGTTCCAGATACCACCGAGAAATCCGCAGATACATCAAGGCCAGG GTGCTGCCTCCGCTGAAGGATGTGTCGAGCCGGCCGGAGGTGGGCACCACCATCCGCAACAAGCTGGTGCGTCTGATGACCCACGTGGACATGGGTGTGAAGCAGAGCGCCGCCGAGTTCCTCTTCGTCCTCTGCAAAGAGAGCg TGGATAACTTGGTGAAGTACACAGGCTATGGCAGTGCTGCAGGCTTGCTGCTGTCTCGCGGGCTGTTGGCGGGAGGCCGAGGGGAGACTCAGTACTCAGAAGACGAAGACTCTGACACGGACGAGTACAAGGAGGCCAAACCATA caTCAACCCCATCACGGGCCACGTAGAGGAGCTGGGGGCCAACCCCATGGATGAGATGACCGAGGAGCAGAAGGAGTACGAGGCCCAGAAGCTCGTCAACATGATCGACCAGCTGTCCAG GCAGCAGCTGATCAAGCCCATGGGCGTGAGGAAGGACGGCACACTGGCGCCCCTCGAGGAGACC AGTACAGCAGAATGCTTTGTTTACGTGTTAAAATCTAAAAAAGAATCTTCAACATGGATTTAG
- the ric8b gene encoding synembryn-B isoform X4, translating to MELSVILSQIENENENDEEIERLLHEYNTENCRTFSFDKKEEDARIRLCRALLGVLGRVAQPRCQSTCLETLRILSRDKRVLGPVSTREGILTLAGLARVGPDVPRGTGGEQQDEDEEERVVVEALKCLCNVVFNSTQAQQVGADVQLAQGLCASLHAAGAGAAPHEVGLFSLRLLFLLSALRSDVRSVLRKEPRALALLTDVLERALDVHWAGPYKVAPLDPQAPPIPSQENERAMEALKALFNITLSDSSDEDAEHQLRLLVAIMRHLLLLRTHTEETTEEAHSHAVNLLSNIPSSCLDVLIDVPVQLGQEEDGGKNMAAIQVLLDFMEKRVDRGSNYKEGLTPVLSLLAESSRYHREIRRYIKARVLPPLKDVSSRPEVGTTIRNKLVRLMTHVDMGVKQSAAEFLFVLCKESVDNLVKYTGYGSAAGLLLSRGLLAGGRGETQYSEDEDSDTDEYKEAKPYINPITGHVEELGANPMDEMTEEQKEYEAQKLVNMIDQLSRQQLIKPMGVRKDGTLAPLEETVRACADNSSDSDSD from the exons ATGGAATTAAGCGTCATTTTGTCACAGATCGAAAATGAGAATGAGAACGATGAAGAAATAGAGAGGCTTTTACATGAATACAACACAGAG aaCTGTCGCACATTTAGTTTTGATAAGAAGGAAGAGGATGCACGTATA cgGCTGTGCCGGGCTCTGCTGGGGGTCCTGGGTCGGGTGGCACAGCCCAGGTGCCAAAGCACGTGTCTGGAGACGCTGCGCATCCTCTCTCGGGACAAGCGCGTGCTGGGGCCAGTGAGCACCCGCGAGGGCATCCTAACCCTTGCAGGGCTGGCACGAGTTGGCCCCGACGTGCCCCGGGGCACCGGCGGAGAGCAGcaggacgaggacgaggaggagcgCGTGGTGGTGGAGGCGCTCAAGTGCCTGTGTAATGTGGTGTTCAACAGTACACAGGCTCAGCAGGTGGGCGCGGACGTGCAGCTGGCGCAGGGCCTCTGTGCCAGTCTGCACGCGGCTGGGGCAGGGGCGGCGCCGCACGAGGTGGGCCTCTTCTCGCTACGCCTGCTCTTCCTGCTGTCGGCACTGCGCTCGGACGTGCGGAGCGTCCTGCGCAAGGAGCCGCGCGCCCTGGCGCTGCTCACCGACGTGCTGGAGCGTGCCCTGGACGTGCACTGGGCCGGGCCCTACAAGGTAGCCCCGCTGGATCCCCAGGCACCCCCCATCCCCTCACAGGAGAATGAGCGAGCCATGGAGGCCCTCAAGGCCCTCTTCAACATCACCCTCTCCGACTCCAGTGATGAG GACGCTGAGCACCAGTTGCGACTCCTGGTGGCCATCATGAgacacctgctgctgctgcgcacCCACACGGAGGAGACGACTGAAGAGGCACACAG CCATGCTGTTAACCTTCTGAGCAACATTCCCTCGTCGTGCCTGGACGTCCTCATCGACGTTCCCGTGCAGCTCGGACAGGAGGAGGATGGCGGGAAGAACATGGCCGCCATTCAGGTGCTACTGGACTTCATGGAGAAGCGCGTTGACCGG GGCTCCAACTACAAGGAGGGCCTGACGCCAGTGCTCAGCCTGCTGGCGGAAAGTTCCAGATACCACCGAGAAATCCGCAGATACATCAAGGCCAGG GTGCTGCCTCCGCTGAAGGATGTGTCGAGCCGGCCGGAGGTGGGCACCACCATCCGCAACAAGCTGGTGCGTCTGATGACCCACGTGGACATGGGTGTGAAGCAGAGCGCCGCCGAGTTCCTCTTCGTCCTCTGCAAAGAGAGCg TGGATAACTTGGTGAAGTACACAGGCTATGGCAGTGCTGCAGGCTTGCTGCTGTCTCGCGGGCTGTTGGCGGGAGGCCGAGGGGAGACTCAGTACTCAGAAGACGAAGACTCTGACACGGACGAGTACAAGGAGGCCAAACCATA caTCAACCCCATCACGGGCCACGTAGAGGAGCTGGGGGCCAACCCCATGGATGAGATGACCGAGGAGCAGAAGGAGTACGAGGCCCAGAAGCTCGTCAACATGATCGACCAGCTGTCCAG GCAGCAGCTGATCAAGCCCATGGGCGTGAGGAAGGACGGCACACTGGCGCCCCTCGAGGAGACCGTAAGGGCCTGCGCTGACAACAGCAGTGACTCAGACTCAGACTGA
- the ric8b gene encoding synembryn-B isoform X3, which translates to MELSVILSQIENENENDEEIERLLHEYNTENCRTFSFDKKEEDARIRLCRALLGVLGRVAQPRCQSTCLETLRILSRDKRVLGPVSTREGILTLAGLARVGPDVPRGTGGEQQDEDEEERVVVEALKCLCNVVFNSTQAQQVGADVQLAQGLCASLHAAGAGAAPHEVGLFSLRLLFLLSALRSDVRSVLRKEPRALALLTDVLERALDVHWAGPYKVAPLDPQAPPIPSQENERAMEALKALFNITLSDSSDESLTGQDAEHQLRLLVAIMRHLLLLRTHTEETTEEAHSHAVNLLSNIPSSCLDVLIDVPVQLGQEEDGGKNMAAIQVLLDFMEKRVDRGSNYKEGLTPVLSLLAESSRYHREIRRYIKARVLPPLKDVSSRPEVGTTIRNKLVRLMTHVDMGVKQSAAEFLFVLCKESVDNLVKYTGYGSAAGLLLSRGLLAGGRGETQYSEDEDSDTDEYKEAKPYINPITGHVEELGANPMDEMTEEQKEYEAQKLVNMIDQLSRQQLIKPMGVRKDGTLAPLEETVRACADNSSDSDSD; encoded by the exons ATGGAATTAAGCGTCATTTTGTCACAGATCGAAAATGAGAATGAGAACGATGAAGAAATAGAGAGGCTTTTACATGAATACAACACAGAG aaCTGTCGCACATTTAGTTTTGATAAGAAGGAAGAGGATGCACGTATA cgGCTGTGCCGGGCTCTGCTGGGGGTCCTGGGTCGGGTGGCACAGCCCAGGTGCCAAAGCACGTGTCTGGAGACGCTGCGCATCCTCTCTCGGGACAAGCGCGTGCTGGGGCCAGTGAGCACCCGCGAGGGCATCCTAACCCTTGCAGGGCTGGCACGAGTTGGCCCCGACGTGCCCCGGGGCACCGGCGGAGAGCAGcaggacgaggacgaggaggagcgCGTGGTGGTGGAGGCGCTCAAGTGCCTGTGTAATGTGGTGTTCAACAGTACACAGGCTCAGCAGGTGGGCGCGGACGTGCAGCTGGCGCAGGGCCTCTGTGCCAGTCTGCACGCGGCTGGGGCAGGGGCGGCGCCGCACGAGGTGGGCCTCTTCTCGCTACGCCTGCTCTTCCTGCTGTCGGCACTGCGCTCGGACGTGCGGAGCGTCCTGCGCAAGGAGCCGCGCGCCCTGGCGCTGCTCACCGACGTGCTGGAGCGTGCCCTGGACGTGCACTGGGCCGGGCCCTACAAGGTAGCCCCGCTGGATCCCCAGGCACCCCCCATCCCCTCACAGGAGAATGAGCGAGCCATGGAGGCCCTCAAGGCCCTCTTCAACATCACCCTCTCCGACTCCAGTGATGAG TCTCTGACCGGTCAGGACGCTGAGCACCAGTTGCGACTCCTGGTGGCCATCATGAgacacctgctgctgctgcgcacCCACACGGAGGAGACGACTGAAGAGGCACACAG CCATGCTGTTAACCTTCTGAGCAACATTCCCTCGTCGTGCCTGGACGTCCTCATCGACGTTCCCGTGCAGCTCGGACAGGAGGAGGATGGCGGGAAGAACATGGCCGCCATTCAGGTGCTACTGGACTTCATGGAGAAGCGCGTTGACCGG GGCTCCAACTACAAGGAGGGCCTGACGCCAGTGCTCAGCCTGCTGGCGGAAAGTTCCAGATACCACCGAGAAATCCGCAGATACATCAAGGCCAGG GTGCTGCCTCCGCTGAAGGATGTGTCGAGCCGGCCGGAGGTGGGCACCACCATCCGCAACAAGCTGGTGCGTCTGATGACCCACGTGGACATGGGTGTGAAGCAGAGCGCCGCCGAGTTCCTCTTCGTCCTCTGCAAAGAGAGCg TGGATAACTTGGTGAAGTACACAGGCTATGGCAGTGCTGCAGGCTTGCTGCTGTCTCGCGGGCTGTTGGCGGGAGGCCGAGGGGAGACTCAGTACTCAGAAGACGAAGACTCTGACACGGACGAGTACAAGGAGGCCAAACCATA caTCAACCCCATCACGGGCCACGTAGAGGAGCTGGGGGCCAACCCCATGGATGAGATGACCGAGGAGCAGAAGGAGTACGAGGCCCAGAAGCTCGTCAACATGATCGACCAGCTGTCCAG GCAGCAGCTGATCAAGCCCATGGGCGTGAGGAAGGACGGCACACTGGCGCCCCTCGAGGAGACCGTAAGGGCCTGCGCTGACAACAGCAGTGACTCAGACTCAGACTGA